Proteins from a single region of Xyrauchen texanus isolate HMW12.3.18 chromosome 7, RBS_HiC_50CHRs, whole genome shotgun sequence:
- the zeb2b gene encoding zinc finger E-box-binding homeobox 2b isoform X1, translating to MRELIMADGPRCKRRKQANPRRKNAVLDYENVVETGSETEEEDRLLVSGEDGLLNGAGSPVSLVNHESVAAPSPSLDHTLLRKTVDEDDDMKDSGIENVWHENDLLSTSVDGTDDLKGDYDTMGTDATLQPAGNGAVKGVHYKAEFDDFFGKCKLVDSESHVVSIAEYLQRGDTAIIYPEAPEELSRSRLATPEANGHEENDLPPGTPDAFAQLLTCPYCDRGYKRLTSLKEHIKYRHEKNEENFACPLCSYTFAYRTQLERHMATHKPGREQHQILNQGSGNRKFKCNECGKAFKYKHHLKEHLRIHSGEKPYECPNCKKRFSHSGSYSSHISSKKCIGLIAINGRVRNNQKTGSSPTSASSSPTNTAISQLRHKLENGKPLGLQDQSNHLNIKSEPLDFNDYKQMMASHGYGMGGPFMNGGIRGGSPLGIHNSQSPLQHLGMGMDGHMLGYPSVGNNLSEVQKVLQIVDHTVCRQKMDCKPEDISKLKAYMKELGSHIEEQKQGLTSASGPQNTLPLISHNGATKSIIDYTLEKVNEAKACLQSLTMDSKRQMSNIKKEKANHMVDLGMDEKTHENNNLMFTPFSCQYCKETFQGPIPLHQHERYLCKMNEEIKAVLQPSQNAMTNKSGLFAEKHSLFHPSVIPEKGINSPMSPYKDHMSVLKAYFAMNTEPNSEELLKISIAVGLPQEFVKEWFEQRKVFQYSNSRTPPLDRNHVEMGHPVSAHTPTKDSLGIRSPMSLVRGSERIISPSIPELHNNMNNCDTPLRLSKTPQFSNLKQLGEKLDHSRSNTPSPLNLSSASSKNSHTSSYTPNSFTSEDLQAEPLDLSLPKLMKEPKHMLTVKSRPKISITTTEHNHITTPREHVDEPLNLAYLSKKEFGSPNANRNLDKSLSPMFGANPFAAKPLYTSLPPQSAFPPPTFMPPVQASLPGLRPYPSLDQLSFLPHMAYTYAAGAASFAEMQHRRKYQRKPGFQSELLDGPTDYLSSLDDMADPEACLSRKKIKKTESGMYACDLCDKTFQKSSSLLRHKYEHTGKRPHQCQICKKAFKHKHHLIEHSRLHSGEKPYQCDKCGKRFSHSGSYSQHMNHRYSYCKREAEEREAAEREARDKGHLEPTELLLNRAYLQGISPPGYMEHQEREPILRDGLNGSIRERFKEVEGTFVKIGRRDDEFEFEEEESENKSMDTDGDTMRDEEENGEHSMDESSVDGKTESKSDREDGAEDAV from the exons cagTGTTGGACTATGAGAACGTTGTAGAAACCGGTTCAGAGACTGAAGAAGAAGACAGACTTCTGGTGTCAGGGGAGGATGGCCTGCTCAATGGGGCAGGGAGTCCCGTCAGCCTTGTCAATCATGAGTCAGTGGCTGCGCCCTCCCCATCCCTGGATCACACACTGCTGAGAAAGACTGTGGATGAGGATGATGATATGAAGGACAGTGGAATCGAAAATGTTTGGCACGAGAATGACTTGCTGAGCACGTCAGTTGATGGTACTG atgacTTAAAAGGGGACTATGACACTATGGGGACTGATGCCACTTTACAGCCTGCTGGGAACGGTGCAG TGAAGGGTGTGCACTACAAGGCAGAGTTTGACGATTTCTTCGGGAAGTGTAAACTGGTGGACAGTGAAAGTCACGTTGTCAGCATTGCGGAATACCTCCAGAGGGGTGACACGGCCATTATCTATCCCGAAGCACCCGAAGAGCTTTCCCGCTCCCGCCTCGCCACACCCGAAGCCAACGGACATGAGGAGAACG ATCTGCCACCTGGAACTCCAGATGCTTTTGCCCAACTGTTGACATGCCCCTACTGCGACCGCGGCTACAAACGCTTGACTTCCCTAAAGGAACACATCAAATACCGGCACGAGAAGAACGAGGAGAACTTCGCCTGCCCTCTGTGCAGCTACACGTTCGCGTACCGGACTCAGCTGGAGAGACATATGGCCACACACAAACCAGGACGAGAACAG CACCAGATTCTCAACCAGGGATCTGGAAACCGCAAGTTCAAATGCAATGAATGTGGCAAGGCCTTCAAATACAAACACCATCTGAAGGAACACCTGCGAATACACAGTG GTGAGAAGCCATATGAATGTCCAAACTGTAAGAAGAGATTCTCTCATTCCGGGTCATACAGTTCACACATAAGCAGTAAGAAATGCATCGGACTTATCGCCATCAACGGCCGGGTGAGGAACAACCAGAAGACTGGTTCCTCTCCAACCTCTGCATCCTCCTCCCCAACAAACACGGCCATATCGCAGCTCCGACACAAGCTGGAGAATGGCAAACCCCTTGGCCTGCAGGACCAGTCCAACCACCTCAACATCAAATCTGAACCACTGGACTTCAACGACTATAAGCAGATGATGGCCTCTCATGGCTATGGAATGGGTGGACCCTTTATGAATGGCGGGATTAGGGGAGGCAGCCCCCTGGGCATCCATAACTCCCAGAGTCCCCTTCAGCACCTGGGCATGGGTATGGATGGGCATATGCTGGGATACCCATCGGTGGGAAACAACCTGAGTGAGGTACAGAAGGTCCTGCAGATCGTGGACCACACAGTCTGCCGGCAAAAGATGGACTGCAAGCCAGAGGACATCTCCAAGTTGAAGGCGTACATGAAGGAGTTGGGTTCCCACATAGAGGAACAGAAGCAAGGGCTTACCTCAGCCAGTGGACCCCAGAACACGCTTCCACTCATCAGTCACAATGGTGCCACCAAGAGCATCATAGACTACACTCTTGAGAAGGTCAATGAAGCCAAAGCTTGCCTTCAGAGCTTAACTATGGACTCTAAACGACAAATGAGCAATATCAAGAAAGAGAAGGCGAATCATATGGTAGATTTAGGTATGGATGAGAAAAcgcatgaaaataataatctaatgttTACACCTTTCTCCTGCCAGTATTGCAAAGAGACCTTCCAAGGCCCCATTCCCCTGCACCAGCACGAGCGTTACCTCTGCAAGATGAACGAGGAAATCAAAGCCGTGCTTCAGCCCTCTCAGAACGCCATGACCAACAAAAGTGGCTTGTTTGCTGAGAAACACAGCCTCTTTCACCCCTCCGTCATCCCTGAGAAGGGCATCAACAGCCCCATGAGTCCCTACAAGGACCACATGTCAGTACTCAAAGCTTATTTCGCCATGAACACGGAGCCCAATTCTGAAGAACTACTGAAAATTTCCATAGCGGTTGGCCTTCCTCAGGAGTTTGTCAAAGAGTGGTTTGAGCAAAGGAAAGTCTTTCAGTACTCCAATTCCAGGACTCCTCCTCTAGACCGAAACCACGTGGAAATGGGCCATCCGGTCTCGGCTCACACGCCTACTAAAGACTCGTTAGGCATTCGTTCTCCGATGTCCCTAGTTAGAGGTTCAGAACGCATCATATCTCCCTCCATCCCTGAGCTTCATAACAACATGAACAATTGCGACACCCCACTCAGGCTCTCCAAAACACCCCAGTTCTCCAACCTTAAGCAACTGGGGGAGAAACTGGACCACTCCAGAAGCAACACTCCATCTCCTCTAAACCTTTCATCTGCTTCCTCCAAAAACTCCCACACTAGCTCTTACACGCCCAACAGCTTCACTTCCGAGGACCTGCAGGCCGAACCGCTCGACCTCTCATTGCCAAAGCTCATGAAGGAGCCAAAGCACATGTTGACTGTGAAGAGCCGACCGAAGATCAGCATCACCACCACCGAGCACAACCACATCACGACACCGCGTGAGCATGTCGATGAGCCACTCAACTTGGCATATCTCTCTAAGAAGGAGTTTGGCAGCCCCAATGCAAACAGAAATCTAGACAAAAGCTTGAGCCCCATGTTCGGTGCAAACCCCTTCGCTGCCAAGCCCCTGTACACCTCCCTGCCACCCCAAAGCGCTTTTCCACCCCCTAcatttatgcctccagtgcaggCCAGTCTCCCGGGGCTGAGACCCTATCCCAGCCTCGACCAGTTAAGCTTCTTGCCACACATGGCCTACACATACGCAGCAGGGGCGGCCAGCTTCGCTGAGATGCAGCACAGGAGAAAATACCAGCGGAAACCAGGGTTCCAG AGCGAGCTGCTGGATGGGCCGACAGATTATCTGAGCAGTCTAGATGATATGGCCGACCCAGAGGCCTGTCTGTCCCGGAAGAAGATTAAGAAAACAGAAAGTGGTATGTACGCGTGTGACCTTTGCGACAAAACATTCCAGAAGAGCAGTTCCCTCCTCAGACACAAATATGAAcacacag GTAAACGGCCACACCAGTGTCAGATCTGCAAGAAGGCGTTCAAACACAAACATCATCTGATCGAACACAGTCGCCTGCATTCCGGAGAGAAACCGTACCAGTGTGACAAATGCGGCAAACGCTTCTCGCATTCCGGCTCGTACTCGCAGCACATGAACCATAGATACTCATACTGCAAGAGAGAGGCGGAGGAGCGGGAAGCGGCCGAGCGGGAGGCACGAGACAAGGGCCATCTGGAGCCGACGGAGCTGCTGCTCAACCGGGCGTACCTGCAGGGCATCTCTCCGCCCGGATACATGGAACACCAGGAGCGAGAGCCCATCCTCCGGGACGGACTGAACGGAAGCATACGAGAGCGCTTTAAGGAGGTCGAGGGAACGTTTGTGAAGATAGGACGCCGAGACGACGAGTTCGAGTTCGAGGAAGAGGAGAGTGAAAACAAAAGTATGGACACGGACGGGGACACCATGAGGGACGAGGAGGAAAACGGGGAGCATTCCATGGATGAGAGTTCCGTGGACGGGAAAACGGAATCCAAATCGGATCGCGAGGACGGCGCGGAGGATGCAGTGTAG
- the zeb2b gene encoding zinc finger E-box-binding homeobox 2b isoform X2 codes for MRELIMADGPRCKRRKQANPRRKNAVLDYENVVETGSETEEEDRLLVSGEDGLLNGAGSPVSLVNHESVAAPSPSLDHTLLRKTVDEDDDMKDSGIENVWHENDLLSTSVDGTDDLKGDYDTMGTDATLQPAGNGAVKGVHYKAEFDDFFGKCKLVDSESHVVSIAEYLQRGDTAIIYPEAPEELSRSRLATPEANGHEENDLPPGTPDAFAQLLTCPYCDRGYKRLTSLKEHIKYRHEKNEENFACPLCSYTFAYRTQLERHMATHKPGREQHQILNQGSGNRKFKCNECGKAFKYKHHLKEHLRIHSGEKPYECPNCKKRFSHSGSYSSHISSKKCIGLIAINGRVRNNQKTGSSPTSASSSPTNTAISQLRHKLENGKPLGLQDQSNHLNIKSEPLDFNDYKQMMASHGYGMGGPFMNGGIRGGSPLGIHNSQSPLQHLGMGMDGHMLGYPSVGNNLSEVQKVLQIVDHTVCRQKMDCKPEDISKLKAYMKELGSHIEEQKQGLTSASGPQNTLPLISHNGATKSIIDYTLEKVNEAKACLQSLTMDSKRQMSNIKKEKANHMVDLGMDEKTHENNNLMFTPFSCQYCKETFQGPIPLHQHERYLCKMNEEIKAVLQPSQNAMTNKSGLFAEKHSLFHPSVIPEKGINSPMSPYKDHMSVLKAYFAMNTEPNSEELLKISIAVGLPQEFVKEWFEQRKVFQYSNSRTPPLDRNHVEMGHPVSAHTPTKDSLGIRSPMSLVRGSERIISPSIPELHNNMNNCDTPLRLSKTPQFSNLKQLGEKLDHSRSNTPSPLNLSSASSKNSHTSSYTPNSFTSEDLQAEPLDLSLPKLMKEPKHMLTVKSRPKISITTTEHNHITTPREHVDEPLNLAYLSKKEFGSPNANRNLDKSLSPMFGANPFAAKPLYTSLPPQSAFPPPTFMPPVQASLPGLRPYPSLDQLSFLPHMAYTYAAGAASFAEMQHRRKYQRKPGFQSELLDGPTDYLSSLDDMADPEACLSRKKIKKTESGKRPHQCQICKKAFKHKHHLIEHSRLHSGEKPYQCDKCGKRFSHSGSYSQHMNHRYSYCKREAEEREAAEREARDKGHLEPTELLLNRAYLQGISPPGYMEHQEREPILRDGLNGSIRERFKEVEGTFVKIGRRDDEFEFEEEESENKSMDTDGDTMRDEEENGEHSMDESSVDGKTESKSDREDGAEDAV; via the exons cagTGTTGGACTATGAGAACGTTGTAGAAACCGGTTCAGAGACTGAAGAAGAAGACAGACTTCTGGTGTCAGGGGAGGATGGCCTGCTCAATGGGGCAGGGAGTCCCGTCAGCCTTGTCAATCATGAGTCAGTGGCTGCGCCCTCCCCATCCCTGGATCACACACTGCTGAGAAAGACTGTGGATGAGGATGATGATATGAAGGACAGTGGAATCGAAAATGTTTGGCACGAGAATGACTTGCTGAGCACGTCAGTTGATGGTACTG atgacTTAAAAGGGGACTATGACACTATGGGGACTGATGCCACTTTACAGCCTGCTGGGAACGGTGCAG TGAAGGGTGTGCACTACAAGGCAGAGTTTGACGATTTCTTCGGGAAGTGTAAACTGGTGGACAGTGAAAGTCACGTTGTCAGCATTGCGGAATACCTCCAGAGGGGTGACACGGCCATTATCTATCCCGAAGCACCCGAAGAGCTTTCCCGCTCCCGCCTCGCCACACCCGAAGCCAACGGACATGAGGAGAACG ATCTGCCACCTGGAACTCCAGATGCTTTTGCCCAACTGTTGACATGCCCCTACTGCGACCGCGGCTACAAACGCTTGACTTCCCTAAAGGAACACATCAAATACCGGCACGAGAAGAACGAGGAGAACTTCGCCTGCCCTCTGTGCAGCTACACGTTCGCGTACCGGACTCAGCTGGAGAGACATATGGCCACACACAAACCAGGACGAGAACAG CACCAGATTCTCAACCAGGGATCTGGAAACCGCAAGTTCAAATGCAATGAATGTGGCAAGGCCTTCAAATACAAACACCATCTGAAGGAACACCTGCGAATACACAGTG GTGAGAAGCCATATGAATGTCCAAACTGTAAGAAGAGATTCTCTCATTCCGGGTCATACAGTTCACACATAAGCAGTAAGAAATGCATCGGACTTATCGCCATCAACGGCCGGGTGAGGAACAACCAGAAGACTGGTTCCTCTCCAACCTCTGCATCCTCCTCCCCAACAAACACGGCCATATCGCAGCTCCGACACAAGCTGGAGAATGGCAAACCCCTTGGCCTGCAGGACCAGTCCAACCACCTCAACATCAAATCTGAACCACTGGACTTCAACGACTATAAGCAGATGATGGCCTCTCATGGCTATGGAATGGGTGGACCCTTTATGAATGGCGGGATTAGGGGAGGCAGCCCCCTGGGCATCCATAACTCCCAGAGTCCCCTTCAGCACCTGGGCATGGGTATGGATGGGCATATGCTGGGATACCCATCGGTGGGAAACAACCTGAGTGAGGTACAGAAGGTCCTGCAGATCGTGGACCACACAGTCTGCCGGCAAAAGATGGACTGCAAGCCAGAGGACATCTCCAAGTTGAAGGCGTACATGAAGGAGTTGGGTTCCCACATAGAGGAACAGAAGCAAGGGCTTACCTCAGCCAGTGGACCCCAGAACACGCTTCCACTCATCAGTCACAATGGTGCCACCAAGAGCATCATAGACTACACTCTTGAGAAGGTCAATGAAGCCAAAGCTTGCCTTCAGAGCTTAACTATGGACTCTAAACGACAAATGAGCAATATCAAGAAAGAGAAGGCGAATCATATGGTAGATTTAGGTATGGATGAGAAAAcgcatgaaaataataatctaatgttTACACCTTTCTCCTGCCAGTATTGCAAAGAGACCTTCCAAGGCCCCATTCCCCTGCACCAGCACGAGCGTTACCTCTGCAAGATGAACGAGGAAATCAAAGCCGTGCTTCAGCCCTCTCAGAACGCCATGACCAACAAAAGTGGCTTGTTTGCTGAGAAACACAGCCTCTTTCACCCCTCCGTCATCCCTGAGAAGGGCATCAACAGCCCCATGAGTCCCTACAAGGACCACATGTCAGTACTCAAAGCTTATTTCGCCATGAACACGGAGCCCAATTCTGAAGAACTACTGAAAATTTCCATAGCGGTTGGCCTTCCTCAGGAGTTTGTCAAAGAGTGGTTTGAGCAAAGGAAAGTCTTTCAGTACTCCAATTCCAGGACTCCTCCTCTAGACCGAAACCACGTGGAAATGGGCCATCCGGTCTCGGCTCACACGCCTACTAAAGACTCGTTAGGCATTCGTTCTCCGATGTCCCTAGTTAGAGGTTCAGAACGCATCATATCTCCCTCCATCCCTGAGCTTCATAACAACATGAACAATTGCGACACCCCACTCAGGCTCTCCAAAACACCCCAGTTCTCCAACCTTAAGCAACTGGGGGAGAAACTGGACCACTCCAGAAGCAACACTCCATCTCCTCTAAACCTTTCATCTGCTTCCTCCAAAAACTCCCACACTAGCTCTTACACGCCCAACAGCTTCACTTCCGAGGACCTGCAGGCCGAACCGCTCGACCTCTCATTGCCAAAGCTCATGAAGGAGCCAAAGCACATGTTGACTGTGAAGAGCCGACCGAAGATCAGCATCACCACCACCGAGCACAACCACATCACGACACCGCGTGAGCATGTCGATGAGCCACTCAACTTGGCATATCTCTCTAAGAAGGAGTTTGGCAGCCCCAATGCAAACAGAAATCTAGACAAAAGCTTGAGCCCCATGTTCGGTGCAAACCCCTTCGCTGCCAAGCCCCTGTACACCTCCCTGCCACCCCAAAGCGCTTTTCCACCCCCTAcatttatgcctccagtgcaggCCAGTCTCCCGGGGCTGAGACCCTATCCCAGCCTCGACCAGTTAAGCTTCTTGCCACACATGGCCTACACATACGCAGCAGGGGCGGCCAGCTTCGCTGAGATGCAGCACAGGAGAAAATACCAGCGGAAACCAGGGTTCCAG AGCGAGCTGCTGGATGGGCCGACAGATTATCTGAGCAGTCTAGATGATATGGCCGACCCAGAGGCCTGTCTGTCCCGGAAGAAGATTAAGAAAACAGAAAGTG GTAAACGGCCACACCAGTGTCAGATCTGCAAGAAGGCGTTCAAACACAAACATCATCTGATCGAACACAGTCGCCTGCATTCCGGAGAGAAACCGTACCAGTGTGACAAATGCGGCAAACGCTTCTCGCATTCCGGCTCGTACTCGCAGCACATGAACCATAGATACTCATACTGCAAGAGAGAGGCGGAGGAGCGGGAAGCGGCCGAGCGGGAGGCACGAGACAAGGGCCATCTGGAGCCGACGGAGCTGCTGCTCAACCGGGCGTACCTGCAGGGCATCTCTCCGCCCGGATACATGGAACACCAGGAGCGAGAGCCCATCCTCCGGGACGGACTGAACGGAAGCATACGAGAGCGCTTTAAGGAGGTCGAGGGAACGTTTGTGAAGATAGGACGCCGAGACGACGAGTTCGAGTTCGAGGAAGAGGAGAGTGAAAACAAAAGTATGGACACGGACGGGGACACCATGAGGGACGAGGAGGAAAACGGGGAGCATTCCATGGATGAGAGTTCCGTGGACGGGAAAACGGAATCCAAATCGGATCGCGAGGACGGCGCGGAGGATGCAGTGTAG